The Luteolibacter arcticus genome includes the window TGCCGCCGTTGTCCGCGACGCCTGCCAGATCCTTCACGAGTGCCGCGACCTGGAGGTGGATGTCCGGACGCCGGGCAGCCGGGGCGCGGCACGTTTTGAGCCGTCGTTTGTCGATTCCTCAGGAAGCGTGCTCCGCGTCGCGGACAGGACCCAACGGCACGTGGTGCATGCGGACGTGAATGATCCGGGCTTCCACCTTTCGAGAACGGAGCACTTCGGTCTGCGGTTGCAGATTTCGGCTTAACTCAAAGCGGCTCCACGATCCGGTAGCCGATGCCGGGTTCGTTGCGAATCAGCAGCAGGTCGCCGAGCTTCTTGCGCAGCAGGTTCGCATAGACGCGGAGGTAGTGCGTTTGTTCCTCCGCTTGCGGGCCCCACACCTCGCGCAGGAGTTGGCGCTGGGTAACGATTTTCCCCGGATGCTTCACGAGGGCGCGGAGGAAGGCGAACTCGGTTGGCGTGAGTTTCAGCTCCTCGCCCTTCAAGATCGCCTCGTGGCGGTCCAGCCGGACAAGCAGCGGGCCGAAGACGATCTCCGGAGCATCGTTGCCATGACGGCGGCGCTGGATGGCGGAAAGACGTGCGAGCAGCTCGCCGGTGGCAAAGGGCTTGGTGACGTAGTCGTCGGCACCGTTTTCGAGTGCGGCGATCTTGCCCTGCTCCTCGTCCCTCACGGAAAGAATCAGCACCGGCACGTCGCTCCACTCGCGAAGGCGCTTGAGGACTTCGAGCCCGTCGAGATCCGGCAAGCCGAGATCGAGTAGCACCGCATCCGGCCGGTGGACCGCGCAGGCTTGCAGGCCGAGTTGGCCGTTCTCGGCCTCCTGGACGCCGTAGCCGCGCGACTCAAGCGCCAGCCGGAGCAGGCGGCGGATCTGGATTTCATCGTCAATGACAAGGGCGGTCATGCTTCGGTCACGGCGGCAGGTTCCATCGTTTCCGCATGGAGGCGGAGGGTGAATTCGGCGCCGCCGGCGGGGTGGTTGCGGGCGACGATCTCACCGCCCAAGGCGCGCAGGAAGCCTTTCGTGATCGAGAGCCCGAGGCCCGTGCCGCCGGCTGGCGCGCCGGGCGAGCGGTAGAACTTGCCAAAGATGCGCCCCTCCTCGCCCGCGGCGATGCCCTTCCCGTGGTCGCGAACCGTGAACTCAATGTGCTTGCCCCGGCGCGCGACGGCCAGCTCCACCGGTGTGCCCTCCGGCGTGTGGACCGCGGCATTGTGCAGGACGTTTGCGAGTGCCTGCTCTAACAAGGCGTGGTCGGTCTTTACCAGCGGCATATCCGCACCGATCTGCTCGGTGAAGGTGCGCCCGCGGAAGATCTCGCCCGTCGTTTCCAGCGCGCTGCCTACGATCTCATGGACGTCGCACCATTCCATGCGCGGCTCGATCACCGAGGACTCGAGGCGGGTCATTTGCAGCAGGCCTTCGACGATTCGCTGGAGCCGGCGCGAGGCGGTATCGATCTCGGAGAGGTAGGGATTGCCGGCGGTGCCGTGCGCGTCGAGCGCGGCGCGGATCACGGCAATGGGTGTCTTGAGCTCGTGGGAAACGCTGTCGAGCAGCGCGCGGCGGAGCTTCTCGCCTTCCTCCAGTCGCTCGGCGTGTTGCACGGCCTGGATGAAATGTTCCTTCTCTAACACCAGGGCGAGCTGCAGGACGAAAGCTTGTGCCGCCTGACGCTCGGTGAAGGTGAGCCGCCCCGAGTCGCGTTTCAGGCCCAGCGCGCCCATCGTCGAGGTCGCGGTCTGGAGAGGAAACCAGGTTGCCACCGCGGACGGCAGCGTGTCCGTGAAACGGCCCGCGGCCTGATGATTGGCGAAGGCCCAGGCGGCCACCGCGAACTCACTCTCTTCCGGCGCGAAGGCGCTGGCCGGATGCGGGTTCCGGCCAAGCGAATGGTCGTCCTGCCGGAGCAACAACGTGACCTGGCCCCCGAGGATGGACTCGATGATGCGAAGCGCAGCCTCCAGGCCCTTGTCCGCCTCGGGATGCAGAGCGGCCTGCTGGGTGACCCGCAGCAGGGCATCGGTGTGGCGCTGTCGCTCGCGTTCGGCGCGCTCCCGCATCTTCAGGCGAGCGGTGAGCTGGCCCATGGAAAGCGCCACGACGAAGAACATCGCAAGCATCGCCATGTCTTCCGGTTGCTCGACGTGGAGCGTGAAGCGCGGCGGGATAAAAAGGTAGTTCCACCCCACCGCGGACACCGCGGCCATCATCAGTGTGGGCCCGCGGTCCCAGCGCATCGACCCGAGCACGATCGCCAGCAGGTAGAGGAATGAAGGAACGGTGTAACCGCTGTAGGGCAGCACGAGGAGAGACAGCAACGTCACCCCTGCGGTGAGGAGCAGCGCGCTGCCGTAGTCGTGCCATCGCGACGCGGGTGCCTTTTCCTCGACGGACTTTGGCCGCTTGCCGGCG containing:
- a CDS encoding response regulator — encoded protein: MTALVIDDEIQIRRLLRLALESRGYGVQEAENGQLGLQACAVHRPDAVLLDLGLPDLDGLEVLKRLREWSDVPVLILSVRDEEQGKIAALENGADDYVTKPFATGELLARLSAIQRRRHGNDAPEIVFGPLLVRLDRHEAILKGEELKLTPTEFAFLRALVKHPGKIVTQRQLLREVWGPQAEEQTHYLRVYANLLRKKLGDLLLIRNEPGIGYRIVEPL
- a CDS encoding sensor histidine kinase, with amino-acid sequence MTDNRPDPDLLLAQVQREEGRRRAGRLFIFLGMCPGVGKTYAMLQAARQRRNEGLRVLAGVVETHGRAETIALLEGVDILPRKKLEHSGHLLEEFDLDAALARRPDFLLVDELAHTNAPGSRHAKRYQDVLELLDAGIDVCTTLNVQHIESQVDVVRQVTGVAVQETVPDSILDRAHEIQLVDLSVEKLLQRMSEGKVYLGERADAAAEGFFREGNLTALRELALRFTAEKVDRDLEDFRRARRDATPWKTNARLLVGVAPSPYSESLVRWTRRAAARVGCPWIGVWVESSRPLRPDQEELLSRGLTLVRNLGGEVVHVTGDDVAKALLDVARERNVSQIVVGKSERKRIFRSTLTDRVISGSGDIDVCVVRPLAGKRPKSVEEKAPASRWHDYGSALLLTAGVTLLSLLVLPYSGYTVPSFLYLLAIVLGSMRWDRGPTLMMAAVSAVGWNYLFIPPRFTLHVEQPEDMAMLAMFFVVALSMGQLTARLKMRERAERERQRHTDALLRVTQQAALHPEADKGLEAALRIIESILGGQVTLLLRQDDHSLGRNPHPASAFAPEESEFAVAAWAFANHQAAGRFTDTLPSAVATWFPLQTATSTMGALGLKRDSGRLTFTERQAAQAFVLQLALVLEKEHFIQAVQHAERLEEGEKLRRALLDSVSHELKTPIAVIRAALDAHGTAGNPYLSEIDTASRRLQRIVEGLLQMTRLESSVIEPRMEWCDVHEIVGSALETTGEIFRGRTFTEQIGADMPLVKTDHALLEQALANVLHNAAVHTPEGTPVELAVARRGKHIEFTVRDHGKGIAAGEEGRIFGKFYRSPGAPAGGTGLGLSITKGFLRALGGEIVARNHPAGGAEFTLRLHAETMEPAAVTEA